The DNA region CCGCCGAGATCTTTTTCGGAATGTCCCGCTCCGCCCCCGCGCCGGCACGGGCCGGGCCCGGCCGGTGCTCAGAGCTTGCGCAGCACCTGGCCGAAGGACTGCAGGTCGGAGACGAACTGCTCGGGTTCCTCCATGGCGGCGAAGTGCCCGCCCCGCTCGTAGTAGGTCCAGTGCACGATCGAGGAGAAGTCCCGCTCGGCGAACCGGCGCACCGGCAGGAACAGCGACTTCTCGTACTGCGCGACGCCCAGCGGCACGCTGATCGGCGGGTAGCGGCCGATGATCGAGGTGATCGGCAGCCCGGCGCGGTTCTCGACGTAGGTCTGCGCCGAGGAGCCGGCCGTCGCGGTCAGCCAGTAGATCGAGATGAGCGTCAGCATCCGGTCGCGGTCCACCGCGTCCTCGGGGACGTCGGTGGCGCCCGCCCAGTCCCGGAACTTCTCCGCGATCCAGGCGAGCTGCCCGACCGGCGAGTCGGTGAGGCCGTAGGCGACCGTGTGCGGCCGGGTGGCCTGCTGCTTCATCGAGCCGGCCAGCATCTCCAGGAAGTGGTCGGTGCGGGCCATCCGCGCCCGGTCGTCCTCACTGAGGCCCTCCAGCTCCGCGGGGTCGCCGCTGTGCATGGTCAGCATCAGGTTCAGGTGGATCGCCCGCACGTGCTCGGGGTCGACCAGGCCGAGCAGCACCGAGACCACCGCGCCGAAGTCCGCGCCCTGGGCCACGTAGCGGTCGTAGCCCAGGCTGCTCATCAGCTGGGCCCACAGGCCCGCGACCCAGGCCAGGTCGCCGCCGCGCTTCTTCAGCGGGCCGGAGAAGCCGTAGCCGGGCATCGAGGGGATGACCAGGTCGTAGGCGACCTCGGCGTCCAGGCCGTGCGCCCGCGGGTCGGTCAGCGGGCCGATGACGTCGAGGAACTCCACCACCGAGCCGGGCCAGCCGTGCGTGACGATCATCGGGATCGCGTCCGGCTCCGGCGACTTGATGTGCAGGAAGTGCACCTGGTGGCCGTCGAGCTCGGTGCGGAACTGCGGGTAGCGGTTGAGCTCGGCCTCGGCGGCGCGCCAGTCGTAGGTGGTGCGCCAGTAGTCGGCCAGCTCCTTCAGGTACGCGGTGGGCACACCGCGCTCCCATCCGTCCTCGATCAGCTCCGGCCAGCGGGTGTCGGCCAGCCGGCGGCGCAGGTCGTCGAGGTCGGCCTGCGGTATGTCCACGCGGAACGGTTCCATGTCGGGTGCCCCTTCCTTCTCGTCCTTCTCGTCCTTCTCGTCCTTCTCGTGCAATGGCTCGGGGAGCGGCTCGTGGAGCTGTTCGGGGAGCGGCTCCGGAAGCGGCTCGTGCAGCGGCTCGTACCGCGGGTCATGAAGCGGGTCGCGGCGCGGCCGGCGACGCGGCGCTCGCGGCGGTCGGCGGCGCGGGCGGGCGCGGCGCGGGCAGCGGCCGGGCCGGCCGCAGGAACCCGCTGACCAGCACCCGCAGCAGCGTCCTGGGCAGCATCAGCGCCTGCGGCGGGTCCAGCAGTCCGGCGACCCGCATGAGCGCCGCGGTGACCTGGGAGTCCAGCGACGCGGCACGCTGCAGGCGGGCGGTGTACGCGTTCAGCAGCCGCACCTTGCGGGTGCGCGGGCCCGGGACCTGCGGGTAGGCGAGGTCGCTGCCGGCCGCCATCTCCCACGGCGTGTCCACCACCGCGGCCACGTCCCGCAGGAAGCGCATCCCCGACGGCCGCCCCGGCGCGGCCAGGTGCTCGCGCAGCGTCAGTGCCTCCAGCGCCGCCACGCTCATCCCCTGTCCGTAGACCGGGTTGAAGCTGCACACCGCGTCGCCCATCACCAGCAGCCCGCCGGGGAAGGCCGGCAGCCGCTCGTAGCGCCGCCGCACGCTGGCCGGGAAGGTGAACCTCACCGGGTCGTCCAGCGGCTCCGCGTCGCGCAGCGCCCGCGCGATGTCGGGCACGGCGAGCGAGTGCAGGAACGCCTCGAACCCCTCGGGGTCGGTCGGCGGGTGGTCCCCCAGCATGCCGTTGAGGGTCAGGATGTACGTGTCGGGGCCGACCGGTGCGAAGAACGCGCCGCGGTGGTGCTCGGCGAACGGGATCACGTTGATCGCCGGGGCGCCGCGCGGCATCCGGTAGTGCCGGGTGGCGTAGGCCAGCCCTATGCGTATGCGCTCTTCCTCGGGGCGCTCGTAGCCCAGCGCCTCCAGCCAGGCCGGGGTGCGCGAGCCGCGGCCGGTGGCGTCCACCACCAGGTCCGCCTCCAGCGTGCGGACCTCCGGCCCGCCGGCCCCGCCGGCGGGCGGACCTTCACCCCGGTGACGCGGGTGCCGTCCGCGGTGGCGGTCGGCTCCAGGATGTCGTGCTCCTCCAGGAAGACCACGTTCGCCCGCGCGGCCACCCTCGCGCGCAAGTGCGCCTCCAGCACCGGGCGGCGCGAGGCGACGCTCAGCAGGCCGGTGTCCGCCAGACGCACCCGGCGGTTGGTGAAGTACCAGTGGATCTCGCCGATGTCGTAGGTCGGCACACCGGTACGGCTCAGCTCGTCGGTGATCCCCGGGAACAGCTCCTCCATGATCATGTGCCCGCGGGCCAGCAGGCCGTGCGCGTGCACGTTGTGCGGAGCGCCGGTGCGCGGCTCGCGCACGCCCAGCAGCCTGTCCCTGTCGACGACGACGACTTCCTGATAGGAATCGGCGAGCACGCGGGCCGCGAGCGTCCCCGCGATGCTCCCCCCAGAACGATGGCGCGGTGCTTGCTCTCAGTCATGGCCTCAGTCTCGGATCGGGCAGATGGCTCAAACCTCTCCCTGCTTGCGCCGTCCGGCGCCCGGAAGGGGCGGTTTCGCGTCACTGTGCGCGGACGCGGTGTTACGTTCGTAGGGAAGCTGCCGCGCCGGGGTCGGCCTTCACCCACCCACTCCACTTCCATCGGGAGCAGAGGATCATCATGAAGATCGCAGTCGTGGGCACGGGATTCGCCGGCCGGACACTCGCGGGGGGCCTCGCCGAGCTGGGGCACCAGGTCGTCATCGGCACGCGTGACGTGGCCCAGACGCTGGCCAGGACCAAGCCCGACGTGATGGGGAACGTCGCCTATCCGGTCTGGGCGCAGACGCACGGACACATCGGCCTGGCCCCCTTCGCGGAGGCCGCCGAGGGCGCCGACTTCTTCGTCAACGCGACCTCCGGCGCGCACTCCGTGGAGGCGCTGACCGCCGCGGGAGCGCGGAACCTGGCGGGCAAGGTGTTGCTGGACGTCTCCAATCCGCTGGACTTCCAGAACGGTTTTCCGCCGAACCTGTTCGTCAAGGACACCGACTCGCTCGGCGAGCAGATCCAGCGCGCCTTCCCCGAGGCCCGCGTGGTCAAGTCGCTCAACACCATGGTCGGCAACCTCTTCGTGACGCCGAAGGCGGTGGCCGACGGCGACACGACGGTCTGGGTCTCCGGGGACGACGCGGAGGCCAAGCGGACCGTCACCGAGCTGCTGACGCAGTTCGGCTGGAGCGACGTCATCGACCTCGGCGGCATCGCGACCGCGCGCGCCACCGAGATGATGGTGCAGGTCAGGCTGTTGACGATGACCAGCATCGGCACGCCGATGTTCAACTTCAAGATCGCGCGCTGAGCCGTCCGACGGAGCAGGCGGTGCTGCGGAGCCCCCGTCAGAATCCGCAGCACCGCCGCATCGGCGGGCGGAAGGGAAACGCCCGCGCCCTGGGTATGGCCTCATGGTCGGGGTCGACATCCGGCCGGCGTCCGGTCAGTCCACGGCCAGCTCGTGGAGCGCGGGCACCACGTCGTCGGCGATGGCCCGCAGGTGCCGCTCGTAGTCGTCGAACGCGCCGATCCGCAGCACGATCTGCCGGGCGCCGGCGTCGACGTACCGCCTGAGCCAGTCCACGAACGCCGAGGTCGAGCCGCCGAAGTAGAGCTGGAATCCGGACATCGTGTCGACCGGCAGGTTGTTGTAGCGGTGGGTGTAGTCCTCCAGGCCCGCCCGCGCCTGGTCGCGGTCGTCGTTGATGTTGACGGTGGTGTACAGGCACCTCGTCAGCGACTGCGGGTCCCGCCCGGCCTCGTGCAGCAGGGTGTCGATGGCCAGGCGGTTGGCGGCGTACTCCTCGGGCGTGACGCGGATCGGCATCCAGCCGTCGTAGTGCCGGGCGATCCGCCGGGCAGCGCGCGGCTTGCCGTTGCCCGACAGCCACAGCGCCGGGCCGCCCTTCTGCAGCGGCAGCGGCTGGTCCCGCAGCGGGCGCAGGTCGTAGTACTTGCCGACCAGGTCGCCGTCCTCCTCGTTCCAGGCGATCTGCCAGCCGGCGACCATCTCGTCCATCCGCTCCAGGCGTTCGCCGAACGTCATCACCTCGGCGTCCAACTCCGCCTTGACCGGCAGCGGGAACCCCGCGCCCAGGCCCATCCGCAGGCGTCCGCCGCTGAGTTGGTCCAGCGTGACGATGACGTGGGCGAGCGCGACCGGGTTGCGCGGCGGCACGATCAGCGCGCCGGTTCCGATGGTGACGCGCTCGGTCATCGTGGCGACCGCCGCCAGCAGCGTCATCGGCTCCAGCCGGTGCCGGGCGACGTAC from Actinacidiphila sp. DG2A-62 includes:
- a CDS encoding NADPH-dependent F420 reductase is translated as MKIAVVGTGFAGRTLAGGLAELGHQVVIGTRDVAQTLARTKPDVMGNVAYPVWAQTHGHIGLAPFAEAAEGADFFVNATSGAHSVEALTAAGARNLAGKVLLDVSNPLDFQNGFPPNLFVKDTDSLGEQIQRAFPEARVVKSLNTMVGNLFVTPKAVADGDTTVWVSGDDAEAKRTVTELLTQFGWSDVIDLGGIATARATEMMVQVRLLTMTSIGTPMFNFKIAR
- a CDS encoding epoxide hydrolase family protein produces the protein MEPFRVDIPQADLDDLRRRLADTRWPELIEDGWERGVPTAYLKELADYWRTTYDWRAAEAELNRYPQFRTELDGHQVHFLHIKSPEPDAIPMIVTHGWPGSVVEFLDVIGPLTDPRAHGLDAEVAYDLVIPSMPGYGFSGPLKKRGGDLAWVAGLWAQLMSSLGYDRYVAQGADFGAVVSVLLGLVDPEHVRAIHLNLMLTMHSGDPAELEGLSEDDRARMARTDHFLEMLAGSMKQQATRPHTVAYGLTDSPVGQLAWIAEKFRDWAGATDVPEDAVDRDRMLTLISIYWLTATAGSSAQTYVENRAGLPITSIIGRYPPISVPLGVAQYEKSLFLPVRRFAERDFSSIVHWTYYERGGHFAAMEEPEQFVSDLQSFGQVLRKL
- a CDS encoding LLM class flavin-dependent oxidoreductase → MSGVKVGVALPTREVAILGAADASPLLKIARQIEELGFDAVYAGDAYVARHRLEPMTLLAAVATMTERVTIGTGALIVPPRNPVALAHVIVTLDQLSGGRLRMGLGAGFPLPVKAELDAEVMTFGERLERMDEMVAGWQIAWNEEDGDLVGKYYDLRPLRDQPLPLQKGGPALWLSGNGKPRAARRIARHYDGWMPIRVTPEEYAANRLAIDTLLHEAGRDPQSLTRCLYTTVNINDDRDQARAGLEDYTHRYNNLPVDTMSGFQLYFGGSTSAFVDWLRRYVDAGARQIVLRIGAFDDYERHLRAIADDVVPALHELAVD